The following coding sequences are from one Prionailurus viverrinus isolate Anna chromosome D2, UM_Priviv_1.0, whole genome shotgun sequence window:
- the LIPF gene encoding gastric triacylglycerol lipase isoform X2 — MLLLLTVASLISALGTTHGFLGKLHPTNPEVTMNISQMISFWKYPNEEYEVVTEDGYVLGINRIPYGRKNSENTDAGYDVWLGNSRGNTWARKNLYYSPDSVEFWAFSFDEMAKYDLPATIDFILKKTGQDQLRYVGHSQGTTIGFIAFSTNPKLAKKIKTFYALAPVATVKYTKTLLNKLMLLPSFLFKIIFGNKIFYPHHFFDQFLATEVCSREMVDLLCSNTLFIICGFDTSNLNMSRLDVYLSHNPAGTSVQNVLHWSQAVKSGKFQAFDWGSPVQNMIHFHQPTPPYYNLTDMHVPIAVWNGGNDLLADPEDVDLLLSKLPNLIYHRKIPPYNHLDFIWAMDAPQVIYNEIVSMMGEDNK; from the exons ATGCTGTTGCTATTAACAGTGGCCAGTTTGATATCTGCGCTTGGAACCACACATGGTTTCTTGGGAAAATTACACCCGACAAACCCTGAAGTGACTATGAATATT AGTCAGATGATCTCCTTCTGGAAATACCCAAATGAAGAGTATGAAGTTGTGACTGAGGATGGTTACGTCCTTGGGATCAACAGAATCCCTTATGGAAGGAAAAATTCAGAGAATA CCGATGCTGGTTATGACGTGTGGCTGGGGAACAGCAGGGGGAACACCTGGGCCAGGAAAAACCTATACTACTCGCCAGACTCAGTTGAATTCTGGGCTTTCAG CTTTGACGAAATGGCTAAATACGACCTTCCAGCCACAATTgacttcattttaaagaaaactggaCAGGATCAGCTCCGCTACGTTGGCCATTCCCAGGGCACCACGATTG GTTTTATTGCCTTCTCTACCAATCCCAAGCTggctaagaaaataaaaactttttatgcGCTGGCTCCTGTGGCCACTGTCAAGTACACGAAGACCCTGTTAAACAAGCTCATGCTTCTTCCGTCGTTCCTCTTCAAG ataatATTCGGGAACAAAATATTCTACCCACACCACTTTTTTGATCAATTTCTTGCCACTGAAGTGTGCTCCCGCGAGATGGTGGACCTCCTCTGTAGCAACACCTTATTTATCATTTGTGGATTTGACACTAGTAACTTGAATATG AGTCGCTTGGATGTGTATCTGTCACATAATCCAGCAGGAACGTCGGTTCAAAACGTCCTCCACTGGTCCCAG GCTGTCAAGTCTGGGAAATTCCAAGCTTTTGACTGGGGAAGTCCGGTTCAGAACATGATTCACTTTCATCAG CCCACACCCCCCTACTACAACCTGACGGACATGCATGTCCCAATTGCGGTGTGGAATGGTGGCAATGACTTGTTGGCAGACCCTGAAGATGTGGACCTTCTGCTTTCCAAACTCCCCAATCTCATTTACCACAGGAAGATTCCTCCTTACAATCACTTGGACTTTATCTGGGCCATGGATGCCCCTCAAGTAATTTACAATGAAATCGTTTCTATGATGGGAGAAGATAATAAGTAG
- the LIPF gene encoding gastric triacylglycerol lipase isoform X1 codes for MLLLLTVASLISALGTTHGFLGKLHPTNPEVTMNISQMISFWKYPNEEYEVVTEDGYVLGINRIPYGRKNSENKGRRPVVFLQHGLLASATNWISNLPNNSLAFLLADAGYDVWLGNSRGNTWARKNLYYSPDSVEFWAFSFDEMAKYDLPATIDFILKKTGQDQLRYVGHSQGTTIGFIAFSTNPKLAKKIKTFYALAPVATVKYTKTLLNKLMLLPSFLFKIIFGNKIFYPHHFFDQFLATEVCSREMVDLLCSNTLFIICGFDTSNLNMSRLDVYLSHNPAGTSVQNVLHWSQAVKSGKFQAFDWGSPVQNMIHFHQPTPPYYNLTDMHVPIAVWNGGNDLLADPEDVDLLLSKLPNLIYHRKIPPYNHLDFIWAMDAPQVIYNEIVSMMGEDNK; via the exons ATGCTGTTGCTATTAACAGTGGCCAGTTTGATATCTGCGCTTGGAACCACACATGGTTTCTTGGGAAAATTACACCCGACAAACCCTGAAGTGACTATGAATATT AGTCAGATGATCTCCTTCTGGAAATACCCAAATGAAGAGTATGAAGTTGTGACTGAGGATGGTTACGTCCTTGGGATCAACAGAATCCCTTATGGAAGGAAAAATTCAGAGAATAAAG GCCGGAGACCCGTTGTGTTTTTGCAGCACGGTTTGCTCGCGTCAGCCACAAACTGGATTTCCAACCTTCCCAACAACAGCCTGGCCTTCCTTCTGGCCGATGCTGGTTATGACGTGTGGCTGGGGAACAGCAGGGGGAACACCTGGGCCAGGAAAAACCTATACTACTCGCCAGACTCAGTTGAATTCTGGGCTTTCAG CTTTGACGAAATGGCTAAATACGACCTTCCAGCCACAATTgacttcattttaaagaaaactggaCAGGATCAGCTCCGCTACGTTGGCCATTCCCAGGGCACCACGATTG GTTTTATTGCCTTCTCTACCAATCCCAAGCTggctaagaaaataaaaactttttatgcGCTGGCTCCTGTGGCCACTGTCAAGTACACGAAGACCCTGTTAAACAAGCTCATGCTTCTTCCGTCGTTCCTCTTCAAG ataatATTCGGGAACAAAATATTCTACCCACACCACTTTTTTGATCAATTTCTTGCCACTGAAGTGTGCTCCCGCGAGATGGTGGACCTCCTCTGTAGCAACACCTTATTTATCATTTGTGGATTTGACACTAGTAACTTGAATATG AGTCGCTTGGATGTGTATCTGTCACATAATCCAGCAGGAACGTCGGTTCAAAACGTCCTCCACTGGTCCCAG GCTGTCAAGTCTGGGAAATTCCAAGCTTTTGACTGGGGAAGTCCGGTTCAGAACATGATTCACTTTCATCAG CCCACACCCCCCTACTACAACCTGACGGACATGCATGTCCCAATTGCGGTGTGGAATGGTGGCAATGACTTGTTGGCAGACCCTGAAGATGTGGACCTTCTGCTTTCCAAACTCCCCAATCTCATTTACCACAGGAAGATTCCTCCTTACAATCACTTGGACTTTATCTGGGCCATGGATGCCCCTCAAGTAATTTACAATGAAATCGTTTCTATGATGGGAGAAGATAATAAGTAG